CGGCAGCGCCTCCTGCAGGGTCGCGGTCACCGCGGTGCTGGTGAGCCCGCCGAAGAACGGGATGGCGGCCGAGGCGCCCCAGTCCCGGGCCGGCTCCATCGCGACGAAGTGCAGGGCCAGGGTGTCCCCGGGCTCGGCGCCCTCCACGTAGAAGGGGCCGGTCTGCGGGTTCACGAAGCGCAGGTCGACCTTCTCGCTGGACAGGTCGGAGGTCTTCTGCAGCACGCCGCCGAACGCGTCGTCGGACCACACCCGCAGCGCCGTCCCGGGGGTGACGCGCATGAGCGGCGCGACGCCGCCGAAGGTGTAGGCGTACTGCTCGGCCGTGGGGGTGACCTCGACGACGTCCATGGGCGCACCCTAGGGACGCGCCGCTCCGGTCGGCAACGCCACGTCACCGCCGCGCAGCCGCACCCGGTCGGGCGTCAGCTCCGCGACCGAGGGCACGCCGAGCAGCTGCATCGTGCGGGTGACGTCCGCGGCCAGGATGTCGGCGACCCGCTGGACGCCGCGCTCGCCGCCGGCCATCAGCCCGTAGAGGTAGGCGCGCCCGACCAGGCAGGCGCGGGCACCGAGCGCGACCGCGGCGACGACGTCGGCCCCGTCGAGGATGCCGCCGTCGAGGTACACCTCGGCGCGGTCGCCCACGGCGTCGACGACCGCGGGCAGCTCCTCCAGCGGCGTGGGGGCCCGGTCCAGCTGGCGGCCGCCGTGGTTGGACACCACGACGGCGTCCGCGCCGGCGTCCACGACCGCGCGGGCGTCCTCCGCCGTCTGCACGCCCTTGACGACCAGCGCGCCGCGCCAGGTCTCCCGCAGTTCCGCGAGGTCGGCGAGCGTGGCGGCCGGCTCGAAGACCCGGTCGGCCAGCTCGGCGACCGTCCCGCCCCAGGAGCGCAGCGAGGCGAACTCCAGCGGCGGGGTGGTGAGCAGGTCGACCCACCAGCGCGGGTGGACGGCGGCGTTGGCGACCGTGCGCAGGGTCA
This window of the Geodermatophilus sp. DSM 44513 genome carries:
- a CDS encoding alpha-hydroxy acid oxidase — translated: MVERRLPRWSELRELVHTRRPTWDATDRRLAAAPSVADLREIARRRAPRAVFDYTDGAAGSELSLRRAREAFARVEFRPSVLRDVSKVDTSTTVLGRPSSLPLVFAPTGFTRLMHTEGESAVGRVAERVGIPYALSTMGTTTIEALAAAAPGARRWFQLYLWRDREASAALVERAARAGYEALVLTVDTPVAGPRLRDVRNGFTIPPALTLRTVANAAVHPRWWVDLLTTPPLEFASLRSWGGTVAELADRVFEPAATLADLAELRETWRGALVVKGVQTAEDARAVVDAGADAVVVSNHGGRQLDRAPTPLEELPAVVDAVGDRAEVYLDGGILDGADVVAAVALGARACLVGRAYLYGLMAGGERGVQRVADILAADVTRTMQLLGVPSVAELTPDRVRLRGGDVALPTGAARP